In Paramisgurnus dabryanus chromosome 7, PD_genome_1.1, whole genome shotgun sequence, the following are encoded in one genomic region:
- the LOC135734371 gene encoding uncharacterized protein encodes MKTLKEQWEAAVEQLLSGLEERERLKKTQKLQEMYEEWKQLKGYEDRTKTSLKEQVIVQESEAHRKFQREDKKEVGFLARKKHDKEVKRLREEFHLWHSMAVSCVALVQLDRERQETEKKVEIKKSDLKEKEANKIQEGREIASIYPALPPTAPPPYAPPHTQLPVFEVQKGVLDMEQREGNRWKIKSGKLNLITENETEEREIARETAELMRTHREQAAQAEQKMAALEKELREQWNSVVQERTFQPGAQSTPGETLSSRFITVDETGSQIEVEEQGTYPVEIRGEMKVGKRMKEESRYNYSIQTPKKEQEEDEQECRELHLIRRVPNICPLVETSGKVEYKPWSFTDMGAILAKLPHITSGGGKWIGKVITLTQGHTLAIGDLRALLGQVLTVGQITEIERESGTVGLYDDYPYCRVASDWGKALRKLYPAPAGTLYNIKFSPKGEETAAAYLSRCKGEWEEQTGSSTFR; translated from the coding sequence ATGAAGACTCTTAAAGAGCAATGGGAGGCAGCCGTAGAACAGCTTTTGAGTGGGTTAGAAGAAAGAGAAAGGCTCAAAAAGACTCAGAAATTGCAAGAAATGTATGAAGAATGGAAACAACTTAAGGGTTACGAAGATAGGACGAAGACAAGTTTGAAAGAGCAAGTAATTGTTCAAGAAAGTGAAGCGCACAGGAAGTTTCAGAGAGAGGACAAAAAGGAAGTGGGGTTTCTAGCTAGAAAGAAGCATGACAAGGAAGTGAAGAGACTACGTGAAGAGTTTCATTTGTGGCATAGTATGGCAGTTAGTTGTGTGGCTTTGGTACAGTTGGATAGAGAGAGACAAGAGACAGAAAAGAaagtagaaataaaaaagagTGACCTTAAAgagaaggaagcaaacaaaatTCAAGAGGGGAGGGAAATAGCATCCATATATCCAGCACTGCCACCCACTGCTCCACCTCCATATGCCCCGCCCCATACACAGTTGCCAGTATTTGAAGTACAAAAGGGTGTGTTGGACATGGAGCAGCGGGAGGGAAATCGCTGGAAAATAAAATCAGGgaaattaaatttaataacagaAAACGAGACAGAGGAGAGAGAAATAGCACGAGAAACAGCTGAATTGATGAGAACACATAGAGAGCAAGCGGCACAGGCAGAACAGAAGATGGCAGCTCTGGAGAAAGAACTGAGGGAACAATGGAATAGCGTAGTACAGGAAAGGACATTTCAACCCGGAGCACAAAGCACCCCAGGAGAAACATTGAGTAGCAGATTCATAACAGTGGACGAGACTGGGAGTCAGATAGAGGTTGAAGAACAGGGAACATATCCAGTTGAAATCAGAGGAGAAATGAAGGTGGGTAAGAGGATGAAAGAGGAGAGCAGATATAACTACAGTATACAGACACCAAAGAAAGAACAGGAAGAAGATGAACAGGAATGTAGGGAACTACATCTCATTCGTAGGGTACCTAATATCTGCCCCCTAGTGGAGACAAGTGGAAAGGTAGAATACAAACCATGGTCATTCACAGACATGGGAGCTATCCTTGCAAAGCTACCTCATATCACGAGTGGTGGGGGTAAATGGATAGGGAAGGTAATAACTTTGACACAAGGGCATACGTTGGCGATCGGAGACCTTAGAGCATTATTGGGACAGGTACTGACCGTAGGACAGATTACGGAAATTGAGCGAGAGTCAGGAACGGTAGGATTATATGATGACTATCCATACTGTCGAGTTGCATCAGATTGGGGAAAGGCACTGCGAAAGCTGTACCCAGCGCCAGCAGGCACCCTTTACAATATAAAATTTTCTCCAAAAGGGGAAGAAACAGCAGCAGCATATCTGAGTCGATGCAAAGGAGAGTGGGAAGAGCAAACGGGCTCATCCACATTCAGATAG